From one Microbulbifer sp. A4B17 genomic stretch:
- a CDS encoding twin-arginine translocase TatA/TatE family subunit, protein MGISGVGIWQVLIVLVLAVLLFGSGKIRRLGEDLGGAISGFRRSLHQSDKDGTREDSPGNLSGNLLQAGERE, encoded by the coding sequence ATGGGTATTTCAGGCGTGGGTATTTGGCAGGTACTTATTGTTCTTGTGTTAGCGGTTCTACTATTTGGTAGTGGCAAGATCCGCCGTCTGGGAGAAGACCTTGGAGGAGCGATTAGTGGTTTCCGCCGCTCATTGCATCAAAGCGATAAGGATGGCACTAGAGAAGATTCCCCAGGTAACTTGTCTGGCAATCTACTCCAAGCTGGGGAGCGGGAATGA
- a CDS encoding DUF1080 domain-containing protein produces the protein MKKFTRTKFCTSLLASAALLVTLGGCERMPEKSGIQADKDWRHLFDGKTLQGWTGANGSHVGEAWQVVDGNLVLTAGGAGDIVTAEKFSDFELELEWKISEGGNSGIIYRVAGGNAPVWMSGMEYQVLDNNAFPELEKLSHSAGSVFDLYAPSEDEVKPAGEFNKTRIRVENGRVEHWLNGSMIVSYELWSEDWDTRLANSKFSSYPDFARSESGFIALQDHGDKVWYRNIRIREL, from the coding sequence ATGAAAAAATTCACTAGGACAAAATTTTGCACGTCTTTACTGGCCTCTGCAGCACTACTAGTCACACTAGGGGGTTGTGAACGGATGCCGGAAAAGTCCGGTATACAAGCGGATAAGGACTGGAGGCATTTATTCGACGGTAAAACGTTGCAGGGTTGGACCGGTGCCAATGGCTCCCATGTAGGAGAGGCCTGGCAGGTCGTTGATGGCAACCTGGTGCTCACTGCTGGTGGAGCGGGGGATATCGTCACTGCAGAGAAGTTTTCTGATTTTGAGCTGGAACTGGAATGGAAGATATCTGAAGGCGGCAACAGCGGCATTATTTATCGGGTAGCTGGTGGCAATGCACCAGTCTGGATGTCAGGTATGGAATACCAGGTACTGGATAACAATGCTTTTCCCGAACTGGAAAAACTGAGCCACAGCGCAGGATCAGTCTTCGACTTGTATGCACCCAGCGAAGATGAGGTAAAGCCGGCAGGAGAATTCAATAAAACGCGTATTCGAGTGGAGAATGGTCGGGTTGAACATTGGCTGAATGGAAGCATGATTGTCAGCTATGAACTCTGGTCTGAAGATTGGGATACACGTCTTGCCAACAGTAAGTTTTCCTCTTACCCCGATTTTGCCCGTAGTGAGAGCGGCTTTATTGCTTTACAAGACCACGGCGACAAAGTGTGGTACCGCAATATCAGAATTCGGGAGCTGTAA
- a CDS encoding LacI family DNA-binding transcriptional regulator: MSNIREVARRSGVSVATVSRALKDPQMVSPRTRERVLKAVEEAGYRPNMLARNFSSGKSFAVMVLVPNIANPFFSKVIRGIEKAAQDQGYSVLLGDTKGEPAHEQFYAGMALTNQADGLIQLDSRYPFAEKDAALAASIPMVNACERIAEDDRYPVVELDNSGAAQAMARHLIELGHRQIGIVTGPLNSPIVRDRLAGFEEEMQRHGLELNSDLVVNGEFTMPSGAEGAKKLLSLASAPTAIFCMNDEMAIGAVHQAKEMGLQVPADVSVAGFDNIEFSQFTDPPLTTIDQPAEKLGRYAMETLRRIIDGKQLKASRTILPFDLVARGSTARYQD; encoded by the coding sequence ATGTCAAACATTCGCGAAGTTGCACGTCGCTCCGGTGTTTCCGTCGCGACCGTGTCCAGAGCCCTGAAAGACCCGCAAATGGTTTCTCCGCGGACCAGGGAGCGGGTGCTGAAGGCGGTGGAAGAGGCCGGCTATCGGCCCAATATGTTGGCGAGAAACTTTAGTTCCGGTAAGTCATTTGCGGTGATGGTTCTGGTCCCAAATATTGCCAATCCTTTTTTTTCCAAAGTTATCCGAGGGATAGAAAAGGCAGCTCAAGACCAGGGTTACTCCGTATTGCTGGGAGATACCAAGGGCGAACCAGCTCATGAGCAGTTCTATGCGGGAATGGCGCTGACGAATCAGGCAGATGGGCTTATTCAACTGGATAGCCGCTATCCATTTGCAGAGAAAGATGCAGCTTTAGCAGCGTCGATTCCAATGGTAAATGCGTGTGAGCGCATTGCTGAAGACGACCGCTATCCGGTTGTTGAACTGGATAATTCCGGCGCGGCGCAAGCCATGGCTCGCCATTTGATCGAGCTAGGTCACCGCCAGATCGGCATAGTGACCGGCCCGCTTAACAGTCCGATTGTACGTGATCGCCTGGCCGGTTTTGAGGAGGAGATGCAACGGCACGGTCTCGAGTTGAATTCTGACCTGGTTGTAAATGGAGAATTCACTATGCCGTCTGGTGCGGAGGGTGCAAAAAAACTGCTTTCTTTAGCCAGTGCGCCTACCGCCATTTTTTGTATGAATGATGAAATGGCTATTGGTGCTGTTCATCAAGCGAAGGAAATGGGTTTGCAGGTGCCTGCGGATGTGTCGGTGGCGGGCTTCGATAATATTGAGTTTTCGCAATTTACGGACCCGCCCCTGACAACAATTGACCAGCCCGCAGAGAAGCTGGGCAGATATGCGATGGAAACCTTGCGCCGCATTATTGATGGAAAACAGTTAAAAGCGAGCCGAACTATTTTGCCCTTTGATTTAGTGGCAAGGGGAAGTACGGCCCGCTATCAGGATTAA
- a CDS encoding sugar MFS transporter has translation MSTQTKALHRNVFLVGNLSIFMIGLGFAVRASIAGNLQSDIYDHIDLANSTAMLGEALGFTFTGFALTLLFGSALVDLVGIKRMLMLSSIGYVLGSLLIIAASLVTPGEGVENLVLAGLLLTGLGWGAVEAASNPMVAAVDPENKTQRLNVLHAWWPAGIVVGGLLGLAISALELPWQLNLIVLALPAVVMAWLVSRTEFPVTERVSSGISYGEMFNEVFRQPMFIVLWICMWLTAATELAPGQWVDLTLSRVVGMKGILILVYVSMLMFVMRHFAGRLAKKLSSVGLLWLSSLLAAVGLYCLGMARTPVTAFLAATVWGIGVCYMWPTMLATVSERFVRGGALFLGLLGFAGGMSIQFVLPKLGEIFDSAKIEAAGGLEAFEKLTGDELDAVLATASIESFQSLAVVPLILLPIFAFIWFWDRRQAASKVQGVTAVSNQ, from the coding sequence ATGAGTACACAGACAAAGGCTTTGCACAGGAACGTCTTCCTGGTAGGAAATCTGTCAATCTTTATGATTGGCCTTGGGTTTGCTGTGAGGGCTTCGATCGCCGGCAACTTACAGTCGGATATTTATGATCATATTGATCTTGCCAACTCCACCGCAATGCTTGGAGAAGCGCTTGGATTTACCTTTACAGGGTTTGCGCTAACCCTGCTATTTGGCAGTGCATTGGTAGATTTGGTCGGTATCAAGCGGATGCTAATGCTCTCATCGATAGGCTATGTATTGGGCAGCCTGCTTATTATTGCAGCATCCTTGGTAACCCCGGGGGAGGGCGTTGAGAATCTGGTTCTTGCGGGATTGTTACTTACCGGTTTGGGCTGGGGGGCCGTGGAGGCTGCCAGCAACCCAATGGTTGCAGCGGTTGATCCTGAAAATAAAACTCAGCGCCTAAATGTACTACATGCTTGGTGGCCTGCCGGGATTGTGGTGGGGGGATTACTTGGGTTAGCCATTTCTGCGCTTGAACTTCCCTGGCAGTTGAACCTGATTGTTTTGGCCCTACCGGCTGTGGTCATGGCGTGGCTTGTGTCCAGAACGGAATTCCCGGTAACTGAACGGGTTTCCTCTGGCATCAGTTATGGTGAGATGTTTAATGAAGTCTTCAGGCAGCCGATGTTTATCGTGCTATGGATCTGTATGTGGCTAACAGCTGCAACAGAGCTGGCTCCAGGGCAGTGGGTTGATCTGACGCTCTCTCGAGTAGTCGGTATGAAGGGCATTCTTATTCTGGTTTATGTCAGCATGTTGATGTTTGTAATGCGCCACTTTGCCGGACGGCTTGCCAAAAAACTCTCTTCCGTTGGACTCTTGTGGCTTAGCAGTTTACTTGCAGCTGTAGGCCTTTATTGCTTAGGAATGGCAAGAACCCCGGTAACTGCATTCCTGGCGGCAACAGTTTGGGGCATCGGTGTTTGCTATATGTGGCCCACCATGCTCGCTACGGTATCCGAGCGTTTTGTACGCGGTGGCGCACTGTTTTTGGGGCTGCTGGGGTTTGCTGGGGGAATGTCTATTCAGTTTGTTCTGCCGAAGCTTGGAGAAATTTTCGACAGCGCCAAGATTGAGGCTGCCGGTGGTTTGGAAGCCTTTGAAAAGTTAACGGGCGATGAACTGGATGCTGTGTTGGCAACTGCCTCTATCGAATCATTCCAGTCACTGGCCGTGGTTCCCCTTATCTTGCTGCCGATTTTTGCGTTTATCTGGTTTTGGGATCGCAGGCAGGCAGCGAGCAAAGTGCAAGGTGTCACTGCAGTAAGCAACCAGTAG
- a CDS encoding sugar phosphate isomerase/epimerase, with protein MKAPRIQGPGIFLAQFLPSSEQPASLEAMARWASDLGYKGIQVPTWDKRIFDLELASKSQAYCDDVLGICEEAGVQISELSTHLQGQLVAAHPAYKEMLDIFSPEAVRGNLQARAEWASNQLVLAARASANLKLKSHATFSGALLWHTFYPWPQRPAMLVEEGFRELALLWRPILDAFDSAGVDVCYELHPGEDLHDGLTFERFLYEVEDHPRANILYDPSHLLLQQMDYLAFIDIYHERIKAFHVKDAEFHPSGRAGVYGGYAPWIDRPGRFRSLGDGQVDFRGIFSRLTQYGYDRWAVLEWECCIKDQQQGASEGAPFIREHLITVADKAFDDFAGAETDRARNRRILGLD; from the coding sequence ATGAAGGCACCCAGAATTCAGGGGCCCGGAATTTTTCTCGCCCAGTTTCTCCCATCGAGCGAACAGCCAGCTTCGCTTGAAGCTATGGCTCGTTGGGCATCAGACCTGGGGTACAAAGGCATCCAGGTTCCCACTTGGGACAAGCGGATTTTCGATCTTGAGCTGGCCAGTAAAAGCCAAGCTTACTGTGACGATGTACTGGGAATCTGTGAGGAGGCTGGGGTACAGATTTCTGAATTGTCTACGCATTTGCAGGGGCAGTTGGTCGCAGCTCACCCAGCCTATAAGGAAATGCTGGATATTTTTTCTCCAGAGGCAGTACGCGGAAACTTGCAAGCCCGTGCAGAGTGGGCGAGCAATCAGTTAGTTCTTGCAGCTCGGGCTAGTGCCAACCTGAAGCTCAAATCCCATGCAACTTTCTCCGGCGCTTTACTCTGGCACACTTTTTATCCATGGCCCCAGCGCCCGGCGATGTTGGTTGAAGAAGGTTTTCGCGAGCTGGCCCTTTTGTGGCGCCCGATATTGGATGCGTTTGACAGCGCGGGGGTCGATGTCTGCTATGAGCTGCACCCCGGTGAAGACCTGCATGATGGCTTGACCTTCGAGCGGTTTCTTTACGAGGTGGAAGATCACCCTAGAGCCAATATCTTGTATGACCCGAGCCATTTGCTTTTACAGCAAATGGATTACCTGGCCTTTATCGATATCTATCACGAGCGAATCAAGGCTTTCCATGTGAAAGATGCGGAGTTTCATCCGAGCGGAAGGGCTGGAGTATACGGCGGTTACGCCCCCTGGATTGACCGGCCCGGTCGCTTTCGCTCCCTGGGGGATGGTCAGGTAGATTTTCGTGGGATTTTTAGCCGACTGACCCAGTACGGTTACGATCGCTGGGCGGTACTGGAGTGGGAGTGTTGCATTAAGGATCAACAGCAGGGGGCCAGTGAGGGTGCACCATTTATTCGAGAGCACCTGATAACCGTGGCTGACAAAGCTTTTGATGATTTTGCCGGTGCTGAAACAGATCGCGCTCGAAATCGTAGGATTTTAGGGCTGGACTAG
- a CDS encoding Gfo/Idh/MocA family protein yields the protein MVKKIRMGMVGGGEGAFIGAIHRMAAALDGEIELVAGCFSSDSERSRNTGEKLGLHPDRIYQSYQQMFQEESRRSADDRVEFVSVVTPNHLHLPVSIAALRAGFHVLSDKPAASTLEETLELKKEVEQSGHLYGLTHTYAAYPLVMQARAILGRRELGSIRRVTVAYPQGWLALAGDSTGSKQASWRTDPARSGESGCFADIGTHAHHLVEFFTGQHISEVCADVQAVVDERALDDDGAALFKLDQGARGTLTASQVCGGEGNNLNISVYCEDGSLFWEQEAPNQLQVKRRGQPVAIWKAGADCEYLDGDVRSFCRTPQGHPEGYIEAFANIYRDFAGQVRGRREGLVSKKSPAVGNIDAGVRAMAFVRGALESSRAKSSWVSLAPYWR from the coding sequence TTGGTTAAGAAAATAAGAATGGGCATGGTTGGCGGTGGAGAGGGTGCTTTTATTGGTGCAATTCATCGGATGGCGGCAGCTCTCGACGGTGAGATAGAGCTAGTCGCCGGCTGCTTTAGTAGCGATTCCGAGCGCAGTCGTAATACCGGTGAAAAGCTGGGGCTTCATCCGGACCGGATTTACCAAAGCTATCAACAGATGTTCCAAGAGGAATCCCGTCGCAGTGCCGATGATCGAGTTGAATTTGTATCTGTAGTAACTCCCAACCACCTCCATTTACCAGTTTCTATTGCTGCGTTGCGGGCGGGATTCCATGTCCTCTCTGACAAGCCAGCCGCTTCCACTTTGGAAGAAACACTTGAGCTTAAAAAGGAAGTGGAGCAAAGCGGGCATCTTTATGGTTTGACCCACACCTATGCTGCTTACCCTCTGGTTATGCAGGCGAGAGCAATCCTGGGCAGGAGAGAGTTGGGGTCTATTCGACGAGTTACCGTTGCTTATCCACAGGGGTGGCTGGCACTAGCCGGTGATTCCACGGGAAGTAAGCAGGCGAGTTGGCGAACAGATCCTGCACGTTCGGGGGAAAGTGGCTGCTTTGCGGATATAGGCACCCATGCTCATCATCTAGTGGAGTTTTTTACTGGCCAGCATATTTCTGAAGTCTGCGCAGACGTGCAAGCGGTAGTTGATGAAAGAGCGCTGGATGATGACGGTGCAGCGCTATTCAAATTAGATCAGGGCGCCCGAGGAACACTCACAGCCAGTCAAGTCTGTGGAGGAGAGGGGAACAACCTGAATATCAGCGTTTACTGTGAAGACGGTTCGCTGTTTTGGGAGCAGGAAGCCCCAAACCAATTGCAAGTAAAGCGCAGGGGGCAGCCTGTGGCGATTTGGAAAGCCGGTGCGGATTGTGAGTATCTGGATGGAGACGTCAGGTCTTTCTGTCGGACACCTCAAGGACATCCGGAGGGCTATATAGAGGCCTTCGCCAATATCTATCGTGATTTTGCTGGTCAAGTCCGAGGCCGCCGGGAGGGGTTAGTTTCAAAGAAAAGTCCTGCGGTTGGGAACATTGATGCAGGTGTTCGCGCAATGGCATTTGTACGCGGTGCACTGGAGAGCAGTCGCGCAAAATCCTCATGGGTTTCCCTGGCGCCTTATTGGAGGTGA
- a CDS encoding FAD-dependent oxidoreductase: MAKAVDVDVLVLGGGIQAVSLMRELSTDFSVLAIDQGLKDAESLHFHGYFSSGWNAAHPSAAKAYLQAAQFWRTQLESDAVNSRITDFYAALPQDFLDTVEPNWVAAGISVEEVPVPAPLMTTSLPSHRCFRFADDLMFDGAAAYRCFSAPVSERVVNGAIRGIVREDDRVVEVTAEIGGSSHRVKPQLVLSACGAGNAAILENLGVPVQIVRDVQVVRPLHMLLAKGGNVPPVSAFLKDLVVAYHKLEGGEGLWILTLNPEHPRFRSGVVDMRVAPPIERALIRDTLDRLANCMTGFEEWAASCHWGVYAGWKTDAPGPDGDALVQLNYPRPYHIHSFDIANFLAVWPNHWGLAVEAAKEAGKWVRSKAKPRHPQPEAIGSLLSQSVDHQTIRNKWQSDELEWHSWAEFAQKMGLPIR; encoded by the coding sequence ATGGCTAAAGCAGTGGATGTGGACGTTCTTGTGCTGGGGGGTGGAATTCAGGCGGTTTCACTAATGCGCGAGCTATCAACAGATTTTTCAGTACTCGCAATAGATCAGGGATTGAAAGACGCTGAGTCGTTACATTTTCACGGTTACTTCTCCTCTGGTTGGAATGCAGCACACCCAAGTGCGGCAAAAGCTTATCTGCAGGCCGCGCAGTTTTGGCGCACACAGTTGGAGAGCGATGCTGTCAATAGTCGTATAACAGACTTCTATGCCGCACTTCCCCAGGACTTCCTGGATACAGTTGAGCCCAACTGGGTTGCAGCGGGTATTTCTGTGGAGGAAGTACCGGTACCAGCTCCACTGATGACAACCAGTTTGCCATCCCATCGGTGCTTTCGGTTTGCCGACGATCTGATGTTTGATGGTGCAGCGGCCTATCGATGCTTTAGTGCCCCTGTCAGCGAGCGGGTTGTAAATGGCGCCATTCGGGGAATTGTCAGAGAAGATGATCGGGTTGTAGAAGTCACCGCCGAAATCGGTGGTAGTTCACACCGAGTAAAACCTCAGCTGGTACTTTCAGCCTGTGGTGCGGGTAATGCGGCAATACTCGAAAATCTTGGAGTGCCCGTTCAAATAGTTCGAGATGTCCAGGTTGTTCGACCTCTGCATATGCTGCTGGCAAAGGGGGGCAATGTCCCCCCGGTTTCTGCATTTCTGAAGGACCTTGTTGTGGCATACCACAAGCTGGAAGGGGGGGAGGGTCTCTGGATCCTAACCCTTAACCCGGAGCACCCCAGATTTCGCTCTGGTGTGGTTGATATGAGGGTGGCCCCGCCTATAGAGAGGGCGTTAATCCGGGATACCCTGGATAGACTGGCAAATTGTATGACCGGGTTTGAGGAGTGGGCAGCCAGCTGCCATTGGGGTGTTTACGCAGGTTGGAAAACTGACGCTCCAGGGCCGGATGGGGATGCTCTTGTGCAGTTAAATTACCCGCGCCCATACCACATCCACAGCTTTGATATAGCCAATTTCTTGGCGGTTTGGCCGAATCACTGGGGTCTCGCCGTGGAGGCTGCAAAGGAGGCCGGGAAATGGGTTCGCTCAAAAGCTAAGCCTCGGCATCCCCAACCTGAAGCGATAGGTAGTTTGCTGTCGCAGTCAGTTGATCATCAAACTATTCGTAATAAATGGCAAAGTGACGAGCTGGAGTGGCACTCTTGGGCTGAGTTTGCCCAGAAAATGGGTCTGCCAATCAGGTGA
- a CDS encoding lipocalin family protein, with protein MKSLFRGLGFVLFAISAQYVMADDELETVPYVDVNQYLGKWYEIARLPQIFQPACTAVTADYGLNDDGSISVFNFCRILHPKYGFPISIQGTGVPIDETNSKLAITFFEGKAAGDYWILELDSAYQWSLVGDPGHTSLYLLSRTPQLDEATVDALLDLAVTKHGYNIDHIIMTRQPTN; from the coding sequence ATGAAAAGCTTGTTTAGAGGATTAGGATTTGTACTGTTTGCAATAAGCGCCCAGTACGTTATGGCAGATGATGAACTGGAGACAGTTCCCTATGTAGATGTCAATCAATACCTCGGCAAATGGTACGAGATTGCCCGACTACCGCAAATTTTCCAGCCGGCCTGTACCGCTGTAACAGCCGACTACGGCTTAAATGATGATGGATCTATCAGCGTTTTCAATTTTTGCCGAATCTTACATCCAAAGTATGGATTCCCCATTAGCATTCAGGGCACTGGAGTGCCGATTGATGAAACCAATAGCAAGCTCGCCATTACATTCTTTGAAGGGAAAGCTGCCGGTGACTATTGGATATTAGAGCTGGACTCCGCCTATCAATGGTCTCTGGTCGGCGATCCTGGCCACACCAGCCTCTACCTGCTGAGCCGCACTCCGCAGCTGGATGAAGCCACCGTGGATGCTCTTTTGGATCTGGCTGTGACAAAGCACGGTTACAACATTGACCACATCATCATGACACGCCAGCCGACTAACTAA
- a CDS encoding carboxy terminal-processing peptidase: MLTNRIAAYFSGFLVIGLLSTSVLAEPERLAPEEGQGGTAQEIVSKLEMLHYNKIKIGDEMSENLWNEYIDALDPTKSYFLASDIDEFREWQAKMDDQLRAGDVTAGFSIYNRFRLRMGDRLDNILSELEKGLPAYDFSREETLELDREESQWPNSISAADELWRKRLKSSILNLRLTGKSDEDIQDLLVRRYKGQKKRLEQQKSDDVFELYMNSLTRLYDPHSNYLSPRSLENFNMSMSLSLEGIGAVLQADEEYTKVARLVHGGPADRTGKIKPNDKIVGVGQDKEGEMVDVVGWRLDDVVDLIRGKAGTYVRLETIPTGGDGTHKTILIKRSKVKLEDQAAKKAVFEFSDGSKNYKIGVINLPTFYIDFDAYRRRDPNYKSTTRDVARLLSELKEEKVDGIILDLRNNGGGSLQEATMLTDLFIDQGPVVQIRHANEQISRHNRSRSRAMYRGPLMVLINRLSASASEIFAGAIQDYNRGLVVGNQSFGKGTVQTMAPLKEGQLKITQSKFYRVSGDSTQHAGVKPDIDMPQLIDAENVGESAYDTALPWDRIHAVPHAKYFNLKMLIPNLITKHNKRTETDPDFVFLRDQFKFDAERADKKYVSLNESTRENERKSVNQRLLDMENRRRKAKGLEPYENFEAYEESESEEVANIGGPVEIKLEKDPILNEAGYIMADFIGLADKASKAPPQVANF, translated from the coding sequence ATGCTTACCAATCGGATCGCCGCTTACTTTTCCGGCTTCTTGGTCATTGGCCTTCTTTCCACAAGCGTTCTGGCAGAGCCAGAGCGATTGGCCCCCGAAGAGGGTCAAGGTGGTACCGCACAAGAGATAGTCAGCAAACTTGAAATGCTGCACTACAACAAAATCAAAATCGGCGACGAAATGTCCGAGAATTTGTGGAACGAGTACATAGATGCACTCGACCCCACCAAGAGTTACTTCCTCGCCTCAGATATTGATGAATTCCGAGAGTGGCAAGCAAAGATGGATGACCAGCTTCGCGCCGGTGATGTCACTGCTGGGTTCAGCATCTACAACCGCTTCCGCCTGCGCATGGGGGATCGCTTGGACAACATTCTGTCCGAATTGGAAAAAGGCCTGCCCGCCTATGATTTTTCCCGGGAAGAAACCCTGGAGCTGGATCGAGAGGAAAGCCAGTGGCCCAACTCGATCAGCGCTGCCGATGAGCTTTGGCGCAAACGCTTAAAAAGCAGCATCCTGAATCTTCGACTAACCGGAAAATCCGATGAGGATATTCAGGATCTTCTGGTACGCCGTTACAAAGGCCAGAAGAAACGCCTTGAGCAGCAGAAGAGTGACGACGTATTTGAACTCTATATGAACTCGCTGACTCGTCTCTACGACCCGCACAGTAACTACCTGTCACCACGCTCATTGGAGAACTTTAATATGAGCATGTCCCTCTCCCTGGAGGGGATCGGTGCAGTGCTGCAAGCAGACGAGGAATACACCAAAGTTGCACGCCTGGTCCACGGAGGGCCTGCCGATCGCACTGGCAAGATTAAACCCAACGACAAAATCGTGGGTGTTGGCCAGGATAAAGAAGGTGAAATGGTCGATGTCGTAGGCTGGCGCCTGGACGATGTCGTGGACCTGATTCGCGGCAAGGCTGGCACTTACGTACGCCTGGAGACTATCCCCACCGGTGGTGACGGTACTCACAAGACTATCCTGATCAAGCGCAGCAAAGTGAAGCTGGAAGATCAGGCAGCCAAGAAGGCGGTGTTTGAATTCTCTGACGGCAGTAAGAATTACAAGATCGGTGTGATTAACCTGCCGACCTTCTATATTGACTTTGACGCCTATCGTCGCCGCGACCCCAACTATAAGAGCACCACGCGAGACGTTGCCCGTCTGCTGAGTGAGCTCAAAGAGGAGAAGGTTGACGGTATTATCCTGGATCTTCGCAACAATGGCGGTGGTTCACTGCAAGAAGCCACCATGCTCACAGACCTGTTTATTGATCAGGGCCCTGTTGTGCAGATCCGCCATGCCAATGAGCAGATTTCCCGCCACAACCGCTCGCGCTCCCGCGCCATGTATCGCGGGCCGCTGATGGTATTGATTAATCGCTTGTCGGCCTCTGCATCCGAGATCTTTGCCGGTGCAATTCAGGATTACAACCGAGGCTTGGTGGTAGGCAACCAATCGTTTGGTAAGGGCACTGTGCAAACTATGGCTCCCCTGAAGGAAGGCCAATTAAAAATTACCCAGTCCAAGTTCTACCGGGTTTCCGGAGACAGCACACAGCACGCGGGAGTAAAGCCGGACATCGATATGCCACAGCTGATTGATGCCGAAAATGTAGGTGAAAGTGCTTACGATACTGCCCTGCCCTGGGATCGTATCCACGCTGTGCCTCATGCAAAGTATTTCAACTTGAAGATGCTGATCCCGAACTTGATTACCAAGCACAACAAGCGCACGGAAACAGATCCAGATTTTGTTTTCCTGCGCGATCAGTTCAAATTCGACGCCGAGCGGGCTGACAAGAAGTATGTCTCTCTCAACGAATCAACTAGAGAGAATGAGCGCAAGTCCGTCAATCAGCGATTGCTGGATATGGAAAACCGCCGCCGCAAAGCTAAAGGCCTTGAGCCCTACGAGAACTTTGAGGCTTACGAAGAAAGCGAATCTGAAGAAGTGGCCAACATCGGTGGCCCTGTAGAGATCAAGTTGGAAAAAGATCCAATTTTGAATGAAGCGGGCTATATAATGGCGGACTTTATCGGCCTGGCCGATAAGGCCAGCAAGGCCCCGCCCCAGGTTGCCAACTTCTAA
- the xthA gene encoding exodeoxyribonuclease III — protein sequence MKVVSFNVNSIRTRLHQMQALVDNHQPDIIGLQETKVTDEDFPVDAIKDLGYELIYFGQKTHYGVALLSRLPFIDREYGFPTDASDAQRRMVAGKFDIGGPEPLTVINGYFPQGENREHPVKFPAKQKYYADLDTYLQTTCKPEAPVLVIGDMNISPSDQDIGIGEPNRKRWLRDGKCSFLPEEREWLQKIEGWGLTDTFRAQNPETDDVFSWFDYRSRGFDRDPRRGLRIDLILATNPLLEKCVGTGVDYDIRAMERPSDHAPVWAEFKL from the coding sequence ATGAAGGTTGTTTCCTTTAACGTCAATAGTATTCGCACTCGCCTGCACCAGATGCAGGCCCTGGTAGACAACCATCAGCCCGATATCATCGGCCTACAGGAAACTAAAGTCACCGACGAAGATTTTCCAGTAGATGCGATAAAAGACCTGGGCTATGAGCTAATTTATTTTGGCCAAAAAACACACTACGGCGTCGCCCTGCTCTCACGCCTGCCTTTTATTGATCGCGAATACGGCTTCCCAACCGATGCCAGCGACGCCCAGCGCCGCATGGTTGCCGGAAAGTTTGATATCGGTGGTCCTGAGCCCCTCACGGTTATCAATGGCTATTTCCCGCAAGGTGAAAATCGCGAGCACCCGGTTAAATTCCCGGCAAAGCAAAAGTACTACGCCGACCTGGACACCTACCTGCAAACCACTTGTAAGCCGGAAGCACCTGTATTGGTGATCGGCGATATGAATATTTCACCCAGCGACCAGGATATCGGTATTGGTGAACCCAATCGCAAGCGCTGGCTGCGCGATGGTAAATGCAGCTTCCTTCCAGAAGAGCGCGAGTGGCTTCAAAAAATTGAAGGCTGGGGGCTCACCGACACCTTCCGCGCACAAAATCCAGAAACAGATGATGTATTCAGCTGGTTCGACTACCGCAGCCGTGGGTTCGACCGCGACCCCAGACGCGGCCTGCGTATCGACTTGATTCTCGCCACCAACCCTCTTCTAGAAAAATGTGTCGGGACCGGCGTGGATTACGATATTCGGGCCATGGAGCGCCCATCAGATCACGCCCCCGTATGGGCCGAGTTTAAACTTTAA
- a CDS encoding arsenate reductase ArsC: MKRRVLFVCAGDSARSLMAEALLRHYGGSSYEACGAGTNAQAPDPRALQALEHLGISTEGLTPKVIEDMADQSFDLVITLCDKSRHEYVPSPKVDKVIAWNFKEPTKRHCFCPFYTTARELSTRIKLLVLAQAEADLRKRAA, from the coding sequence ATGAAAAGGCGTGTTCTGTTTGTATGTGCAGGAGATTCTGCCCGCTCACTGATGGCTGAAGCGCTATTGCGTCATTACGGGGGCAGCTCTTACGAAGCCTGTGGTGCTGGGACCAATGCTCAGGCACCAGATCCACGAGCCCTGCAAGCACTGGAGCACCTGGGAATTTCTACGGAGGGTCTCACTCCCAAAGTGATAGAAGATATGGCCGACCAATCTTTTGATTTGGTCATCACACTTTGCGACAAAAGCCGGCATGAGTATGTGCCCTCCCCAAAAGTCGACAAGGTAATTGCCTGGAACTTTAAGGAGCCGACAAAGCGACACTGCTTCTGCCCTTTTTACACCACGGCACGTGAGCTGAGCACTCGTATCAAATTACTGGTCTTGGCCCAGGCCGAGGCGGATTTACGAAAAAGAGCAGCATGA